The proteins below are encoded in one region of Solanum stenotomum isolate F172 unplaced genomic scaffold, ASM1918654v1 scaffold38100, whole genome shotgun sequence:
- the LOC125852660 gene encoding serine/threonine-protein phosphatase 2A 65 kDa regulatory subunit A beta isoform-like gives MSMAPHLLLYPMVLDELKNDDIQLRLNSIRRLSSIACQLGEDRTRRELIPFLCRNTDDEGEVLLAMSEELGGFIPYVGGVEHAHVLLPLLGTLCTVEEICVRDKAVESLCRIGSQMRESDLIDRFVSLVKRLAAGEWFTARVSACGLFHIAYPSSPEMLKAELRSIYSQLSQDDMPMVRRSAAANLGKFAATIEPAYLKTDIMTMFEDLTQDDQDSVRLLAVEGCAALGKLLDPQDCVAHILPVIVNFSQDKSWRVRYMVANQLYELCEAVGPETIRTNLVPAYVRLLRDNEAEVRIAAAGKATKFSQILSPELSIQHILPCVKELSSDSSQHVRSALASVIMGMVPVLGKDATIEHLLPIFFSLLKDEFPDVRLNIISKLDQVNQVIGIDLLSQSLLPAIVELAEDRHWRVRLAIIEYIPLLASQLGVGFFDDKLGTLCMQWLQDEVYSIRDAAANNLKRLAEEFGPKWAMQHIIPQVVDVINNSHYLYRMTILRAISLLAPVMGSEITCSKLLPVVITAAKDRVPNVKFNVAKVLQSLIPVVDQSVAEKTIRSSLVELAEDPDVDVRFYASQALQSIDDVMMSS, from the exons ATGTCAATGGCGCCGCATCTGCTGTTGTACCCAATGGTATTAGATGAGCTGAAGAATGACGACATTCAATTGAGGTTGAATTCTATTAGGAGGTTATCTTCTATTGCATGTCAACTTGGTGAAGACAGAACCAGGAGGGAGTTGATCCCATTTTTGTGCAGAAACACTGACGACGAAGGTGAGGTGCTACTTGCCATGTCAGAAGAGTTAGGCGGTTTTATTCCTTATGTTGGAGGAGTGGAGCATGCTCATGTGTTACTCCCTCTTCTAGGAACCCTTTGCACTGTGGAGGAGATCTGTGTGAGGGACAAAGCTGTGGAGTCATTGTGTAGAATTGGATCCCAGATGAGGGAGAGTGATTTGATTGATAGGTTTGTCTCTCTTGTGAAG AGGCTGGCAGCTGGTGAGTGGTTCACGGCTAGAGTTTCTGCTTGTGGACTATTTCACATTGCTTACCCAAGTTCCCCTGAGATGTTAAAGGCAGAGCTCCGGTCCATATATAGCCAGTTGTCTCAAGATGACATGCCTATGGTGAGAAGGTCAGCTGCAGCAAACTTGGGGAAGTTTGCTGCTACCATTGAACCAGCTTACCTCAAGACTGACATCATGACAATGTTTGAAGATCTTACACAGGATG ATCAAGATTCTGTACGCTTACTAGCAGTTGAGGGCTGTGCTGCACTAGGCAAGTTGCTGGACCCCCAGGATTGTGTTGCACATATTCTTCCTGTCATTGTCAACTTCTCTCAG GATAAGTCTTGGCGTGTACGGTACATGGTTGCAAACCAGTTGTATGAGCTGTGTGAAGCTGTGGGACCTGAGACGATCAG GACGAACTTGGTTCCTGCTTATGTGCGTTTGCTGCGGGATAATGAAGCGGAAGTGCGTATAGCTGCTGCAGGGAAAGCCACcaaattcagtcagattcttagTCCTGAGCTTTCTATACAGCATATTCTTCCGTGTGTGAAG GAATTGTCGTCCGACTCATCGCAGCATGTTAGATCTGCTTTGGCTTCTGTTATAATGGGGATGGTTCCTGTCCTGGGAAAG GATGCAACCATTGAACATcttcttccaatttttttttcccttctgaAGGATGAGTTTCCTGATGTGCGGCTCAACATCATTAGCAAACTTGATCAAGTCAATCAG GTGATTGGAATTGATTTATTATCCCAATCTCTGTTGCCAGCTATTGTTGAGCTGGCAGAGGATAGGCATTGGCGAGTTCGTCTGGCAATAATAGAATACATACCTCTGCTGGCCAGTCAGTTGGGTGTAGGATTTTTCGATGATAAGCTTGGCACCCTTTGCATGCAGTGGTTACAGGATGAG GTTTATTCAATCAGAGACGCTGCAGCTAATAACTTAAAGCGCCTTGCGGAAGAATTTGGTCCAAAGTGGGCAATGCAGCATATAATTCCTCAG GTCGTGGATGTGATTAATAATTCACATTATTTATACCGGATGACAATACTTAGGGCAATTTCTTTACTTGCACCTGTGATGGGTTCTGAGATAACATGTTCTAAGTTGCTGCCAGTGGTTATTACGGCAGCAAAGGACAG AGTGCCCAACGTCAAATTTAATGTTGCAAAGGTGTTGCAGTCCCTTATCCCTGTTGTTGACCAATCA GTAGCAGAGAAAACGATTCGCTCTAGTTTAGTAGAGCTAGCTGAGGACCCTGATGTCGATGTCCGTTTTTATGCAAGTCAAGCACTTCAGTCAATTGATGATGTCATGATGTCAAGCTAG
- the LOC125852664 gene encoding uncharacterized protein LOC125852664, with product MPAATLLCTKTFIYGNQSVIHGRQEYNSAFGQNVKLSETSALLGLKLKVKKSIQLGRRRPVFTTRAGGGGRGGGGVDSIIERDDKLRKLTQAILWTAEGVYVLWLFLLPYAPGDPVWAISSETVNDLVGLSLNFFFILPLLNAGGIHLIEAPVLHPMSEGLFNFVIGWTFMFAPLLFSDRKRDRFKGSLDLLWGFQMFLTNTFLIPYMAIRLNKSDSEYPPRATSQLGSIMTRGASVVGLVGGAACLLSTFWAFYGRGDGDFGSISDRWEFLLSYLSSERLAYAFVWDICLYIIFQPWLIGDNLQNIQEDKLDIVRYLRYVPVVGLVAYCLCLDLEDEN from the exons ATGCCGGCGGCAACTCTACTATGCACTAAGACTTTCATATACGGAAATCAATCTGTTATCCATGGCAGACAGGAGTATAATTCGGCATTTGGACAAAATGTGAAATTGTCCGAGACAAGTGCACTGTTAGGGTTAAAGCTTAAAGTGAAGAAAAGTATACAATTAGGTCGCCGTAGACCGGTGTTTACCACTAGAGCTGGCGGCGGCGGTCGCGGTGGCGGAGGAGTGGATTCAATTATTGAAAGGGATGATAAATTGAGGAAATTAACACAGGCTATACTGTGGACCGCAGAAGGCGTTTATGTATTGTGGCTCTTTTTACTTCCTTATGCACCT GGAGATCCTGTGTGGGCAATTAGTTCAGAAACAGTAAATGATTTGGTTGGTCTCTCCctcaatttcttcttcatcctGCCTCTCTTGAATGCTG GGGGCATCCACTTGATAGAGGCACCAGTGCTTCATCCA ATGTCTGAAGGACtgtttaattttgtaattgGCTGGACGTTCATGTTTGCTCCTTTACTGTTCAGTGATCGTAAGAGAGACAGATTCAAGGGATCACTAGATCTTCTATGGGGATTTCAAATGTTCCTCACAAACA CATTTTTAATTCCATACATGGCTATTCGACTAAATAAGAGTGACTCAGAGTACCCTCCAAGAGCAACCTCTCAACTTGGTTCGATCATGACTCGTGGTGCATCTGTTGTTGGACTGGTCGGTGGAGCTGCCTGTTTGCTTTCGACATTTTGGGCCTTTTATGGGAGAGGAGATGGTGATTTTGGCAGTATATCTGATAGATGGGAGTTCTTGCTCAGCTATCTATCCTCTGAAAGACTTGCTTATGCCTTCGTCTGGGATATTTGTCTCTACATTATTTTCCAACCTTGGTTGATAGGAGATAACTTGCAAAACATCCAGGAAGATAAGCTTGACATAGTGAGATATCTCAGATATGTTCCAGTTGTTGGCTTAGTTGCTTACTGCCTTTGTTTGgatcttgaagatgaaaactAG